The Planktothrix tepida PCC 9214 genome has a segment encoding these proteins:
- a CDS encoding RNA recognition motif domain-containing protein produces the protein MSIYVGNLAYEVTSGDLEQVFQEYGKVRRATVPQDRETGKSRGFGFVEMVNEADENTAIEALDGAEWMGRHLRVNKARPREENEGGGGKRQSRGGYRNNSY, from the coding sequence ATGTCGATTTATGTCGGTAACTTAGCCTATGAGGTTACCTCTGGAGACCTAGAGCAAGTTTTTCAAGAATACGGTAAAGTCAGACGAGCCACTGTTCCTCAAGATAGAGAAACTGGGAAATCTCGTGGTTTTGGCTTTGTAGAAATGGTGAATGAAGCAGACGAAAACACTGCAATTGAGGCTCTCGATGGAGCAGAATGGATGGGGCGTCATCTGCGAGTCAACAAAGCAAGACCGCGTGAAGAGAATGAAGGCGGTGGCGGTAAGCGACAGTCACGGGGAGGCTATCGCAATAATTCTTATTAG